A part of Tardiphaga sp. vice304 genomic DNA contains:
- a CDS encoding IS110 family transposase, producing the protein MTNNNTETAGIDTAKDKLDIAVHGREQRWQVPNVAAGWRQLAADLGKAGVTKVGIEATGGYERGVVTHLRTKGFVVLVLQPIQVKNFARLHLRRAKNDALDAVLVAACAAVLDPPSVDADPRLTELADHLTFVEQIEEDMVRLKTRLEHIDEPRRRRLVLNDIDRLKARRATELLRIAGQLRDHPDLARRLDLVLSVPGIGERTALALIIRMPELGQISREKAAALAGLAPFDDDSGKHRGQRHIAGGRSRLRRSLFAAALPASFRWNKALCALYERLKARGKAHNEALIACARKLLIYANTVVERGTPWVEKQAAL; encoded by the coding sequence ATGACGAACAATAACACGGAAACGGCCGGCATCGATACGGCCAAAGACAAGCTCGACATTGCGGTGCATGGCCGGGAGCAGCGATGGCAGGTGCCCAACGTAGCGGCGGGATGGCGGCAGTTGGCGGCCGATCTCGGTAAGGCAGGCGTCACCAAAGTCGGTATCGAGGCCACCGGTGGTTATGAACGTGGCGTGGTTACGCATTTGCGCACCAAAGGCTTCGTCGTGCTGGTGCTGCAGCCGATCCAGGTCAAGAACTTTGCCAGGCTGCATCTGCGGCGCGCCAAGAACGACGCCCTGGATGCCGTGCTGGTCGCCGCCTGCGCGGCGGTGCTCGATCCTCCATCTGTCGACGCGGATCCAAGGCTCACGGAGCTGGCAGATCACCTGACCTTCGTCGAACAGATCGAGGAAGACATGGTCCGCCTCAAGACTCGGCTCGAACATATCGACGAGCCACGACGGCGGCGTCTGGTCCTCAACGACATCGATCGGCTGAAGGCGCGCCGAGCCACCGAACTCCTACGAATCGCGGGCCAACTGCGCGACCATCCGGATCTGGCGCGGCGCCTCGATCTGGTGCTCAGCGTCCCCGGCATCGGCGAGCGGACTGCGCTGGCGCTGATCATCCGCATGCCTGAGCTCGGCCAAATCAGCCGGGAGAAGGCGGCAGCTCTTGCCGGCCTTGCGCCGTTCGACGATGACAGCGGCAAGCATAGGGGGCAGCGCCACATTGCAGGTGGTCGAAGCCGCCTGCGTCGCTCGCTGTTTGCTGCGGCGCTGCCGGCCTCGTTCCGCTGGAACAAGGCCCTGTGCGCGCTCTACGAGCGCCTGAAAGCCCGCGGCAAGGCCCACAACGAGGCGCTCATCGCCTGCGCTCGCAAGCTCCTCATCTACGCCAACACCGTCGTCGAGCGCGGCACGCCATGGGTTGAAAAGCAGGCCGCGCTTTAA